The sequence TCTGGAGATATTCCAGTTATGGTTATTTGTTATTGGTTATTTTTCATCAGTACATTGGATTTCAGTGGTAGATGGTGGCCACAGCTGCTTAGCAAATAAATGGCCTCCTTCTCTCGTTCTCGCCTAAGGAGCTTACAATAACAATGCTTTTCACTTATGTTGCCACATACTGCATTTTTTAACTGCTGCTTATTAACATCCTTGTTTTCTACACTTCTTTGAGAGGAAGAATGAGATTCACCAGTTGTGTTTCCATGCCTGATGATTTGAACTTGTATATAAAAGCTTGTATTGCTTAAAGCACGTCAGATTACAAGTGATGGCCTTTTTGTAGGGTGTATCTTTGGCGCTCGTGGTACAGTTATCGGTGTCATTTATAACTATAATACAGACACAAGAATTTAAGCCAAGATAATGAGCTAGAAACTAATTCAGCATTTAGTTTATAGGTGCCCATCCCCCGTGCTCCTTACCTCGGCTCAAGTCTCGGACAAAACcccccaataaaatatataatgctgAGACCCTGCCTGCATGGCAGAGGCTCTTGTGAAAATTGCTTGCAGTAAAATGACTCTATCGTCTGAAAGTGTCTGAGTGATGTAAGATAGATGTCATGTCTGTTGCAATCTTATTAAATTCTTCTGTTCtcacaaaaaagtaatttcttACAGCTGAGttccaaaataattttcaaCTTGTCAATGACCAATGTAATCCTCTTTATATTCAGGCGACACACACATCGCTGTTAGTCCTGCCGCGCTCCACCGGCTGGCAGGGACAGCGGGAAGCGGGCAGCGGGCATTTTCATGACATTCTTTTTTCGGTATATATTCAGGCAGCTACCTGGCTCGGTCTGTGGAATATTGATGTAGATAAAGATTTTATGCTTCTGAATTTTAGCCACATTGAGGCAAATGACTTTAGCGAGGGGATCACATAGTGCCCGTCGCATCCTTTTAAGGAAAGACTGTAAGATTCCCACCGAAAACCCTACAGGAAAAGTGTATAACGTTTGGCAGAAAGCCAGGACTTGTGGTGAAATTTGAAACAAGATTTTTCTCTACTTAGGTCATGTGAAACGCTTGGGTGCTGCGTGCAGAACATTAAAAGTCTGTCAGAGAGATGATGAAACAGTTTGCATATCCCCCATCTTCAAGTGATGGATGTTTTGCACAACTTAACACCCTGGTAGAGGAACATTACTTTGTTTCGCAACTAAACTAGAGATTAAGTAATGTGATAAGAGGGTTGCTTGTGATTTTGTGCATTGGGGCGACTTATGTTTCTGGACAGCTTGTCCTCATATAGTCTATCCATTAATCCTTAGGTGATGAGAATCTGTTAAAGAAcatcatggattttttttttttttttttttggtactataataaaaacaatcctCAAACTTTTGTCTTATTGATGTATTACATACAACTATCGGCACCCCTACAGTAGTGTTTGATGTATAATGGTTCTTGCTGCAGTGATTAAGTGTTTGTGCCTATAAATCATATTAAGGTTTTGGGTAtgtgtagaaaaataaaaaaaggagcttGTGTAAATTACACGGCTTATCAATCTGACAGTAGGgcattgtgtatgtatgtgtgtgtgtgtgtatagcaaATACTGTTTGCTTCACTCGTATCCTGATGGttatttattaccgtatttgctcaattataagctgaggtttttttccagtgcaaatgctctgaaaaataccccttgtcttatattcaagatcgttttataatcagacctcaaatagcggTCTCACTAGAAGACTAAAATCCAgttcccccgcagcgctgctggcacttcctctggggggcttctatgacagagcactggTGTGagatgaccttccggtgctcagtcatagaagccccaggggAACTAacaggcagcagaggttgtctacgcccatcccgcagacgtccaccggctgcccccactagacaccagagtggcatattgggggaataaggcatatctggggggaggagtagcaagccgtggggcagatgtgcataactggggggcaggttggcaaataaaataaaaaaaataaaaaaattccttttttcaattttttatttttattaaatatgaacatgtgaattaacatttactaaacttttttcctatagggtagtcttgtatttaggctttttcttttttcataaatattgaaactttgggggggtcgtcttataatcgagcaaatacggttaaTGCagttttgaaatgtaaaaagcgCCATTAAAGCAACACCTGGTATAAactagaaaaaagaaatgttgctGCCTTCTAAGAAGGGTGATTTGGAGATCTGCTCGGCTCTTGGCACTTCATACCAATAgagtttttataaaatgtatatagaatatttgaGTCGGGATTCATGACTCCTCCAATTCTGGAGTTTTAAATGGACTGAACTGAGAATCTTTGTGGTCCTGCATTTGAATAACTAATGCAAAATAGCAGAAAACAAGTTCTGGATTCACATATTTGGGGACACTTTGAATCACAAGGATTTTTCTATTGGATGTCAAACTTTATATTcaaaagaatgttttttgttCGTAGGTAAGGTTTAGTAAATAAGAACGGAATCTCTTCCCTCTATAGTGGTGTGTTGGTatatgttgttggatagtgtggAGTGTGTCAATGTATTAAAAGTACCTTGATTTACTAATTTTATGTATTGGTTTATCAGTTTATTAAATGGCCTAAATCTGCTAACTTATAAATTTGCCATTAatcaattaatgtattttattacatatgttTTGTGCAATATCTCTAGAATAGGAACGATTTCTTGATTATGAGATATATCTATTAAGGGAACATGTGATAGTGGAGCATCACCGTAGAAAGGAGAGGGGCGATATGATCAAAaccttacaaataaatataaaacattttcaggggcaAAAAACTGACCCCTGGCCATGGCGTTTTTTACACAGTATGTTGTATTgatttcatttaatattatgGCAAATCGTTATCCCAAGCCCACATGTTTGGCTCTTTTCTTTTACCTTAATACCAACAACACCGTGGCGTAGCAGACCTGTATGCACTGCCTCGCAGCGATTCAGTTGTCATTTCAAACCAACTCCTGCTGTATTCCATGCTATATGATACGGTTGGATAGACTTTACCGCACATACTGGGTCCTTTTCAAGCCAAAGACTGAGTTGAAGAGGCTATGTCTGTCTCTTCCTTCAATGCTAGTATGTTTGTGGCTGATGCTTGGAGCGCCCATAATCTTCTGGTTCATCGGTTGTATTGCCTTTATTCGCATGCAACCTCACGGCTTTCATTACCGTGAATGCAGTTCCAACAAGCCTTCTTACAGTGTTTTTGCTTCTCTCCGGTGTGTTGCTGATATTGTGTGCCCAGGATCACAGAATACGTTCCCCGTATTAATGCGTGGAGTTTAGGAACTGCTTTGATAAACCGCTGAACTTGTTGTTAATGTGATGACTTATTTGGCTTCTGCTAAATTTGAAAGAAACATAAGGAAAATTGGACACAgctctaacattttttttttctgcttttcaccCCCAGATTGCACAGAAATATGACCCTCAAGTGGAAGATGAGCTTCGTCTTTGGATAGAAGAAGTCACTGGCATGAGTATCGGTGAAAACTTCCAGCTTGGCTTGAGGGATGGAGTCATTCTTTGCAAGTAAGAATGCAGCCTGCATTTAAGGCCaatatctgtttgttttttttgcagaataatGTTTTAAATCGGTTTTCACAcggtaacatagtaatttaggttgaaattAGACACAAGTCCAAGTTCaaccttgctgttgatccagaaggcAATCTGATTTCTAACTGCATCGGCAAGCTGTagctaatcctgtccttataacttgttatattactgtgtaggGAGTGAATTCCGCATTTTtattcttactgtaaagaacccttttttcactgttttagctgtaaattccccccccccccattgcctGCAGGCCATGAGGACTAGTTATGGTTCCCTGATGCAGACTGCTATGGCCTAGCCAATATAGTAGGCAGCGACACATGGCCTAATCCTGAAAAGGCCATGCGAGGAGATTGTGGCGCTTTGTGCAGTTactgaatttatttaaatgcattgaTACATCCCAAAAGCTGTTTCCACATGGGAAATGTGGTTTAATACGTACACTATGACTCTGAAAGCCTCTGCATAATAGTTAACATAGTGGACATCTTCCAATAATGATATTCTCTGGAGAGTAGTTTCCTCTTATGACTGCAGCCGTTTCATTAATCTTAAGGAGGAAGAACATAGTTTAAACTATCtatggcttgtttttttttttttttattatatttgaggTATTTAGTTTAATAATCATCTGAATGAGGTGGTGGCAGTCAATTGCGTTATCTAACCGTTTGCTGCCCTACCGTTCTCTTCTCCAATCAACAGCAATGTAACGGAAAATATAGTGGGGATGAATAATTATACTGATCCTGTCATCTCATATCTTTTGTGCGTGCCTTGTTTATTTTGAATAGGTACTTATTATAATCTGTAAcatgttattatgtttttttagtgtATTGAATCCTAAAATGTAGGGTTTGAGAGAAATGCTTTATAGTTCGATCGATAGTTAGTGCTTTGTAAAGTGAACATGTTTATGGCGGGACTATTAGTGTCTCGAAGGCTCTGTTTCTGCTTGTTCTCTGGTGGAACTTGGTACCTGTAAAAAAAGATGGAGCAGGGGGTAGCCTTGGGATAAGTGATGCTCTGGTATGGGTGATGTCTCTGAATTGGATGGACTAATAGCGCGTATATATGTACGTATCATGTGTAAATGGGCCAAGTCTGTACATTTTTAGCCAAAGTGCATTCATGTAGAAGTTTTGTGAGCTTTAAGACTATCATGAGCACgtgttaaacttttttttttctctcgaaTCTATCTTTAGTCTTATTAACAAGCTGCAGCCCGGCTCCgtcaagaaaataaatgatgcaAAAATCAACTGGCACAAGGTAATTCTTTTTGGGTGCTTTCAGTTAATTCAGCGTTTCAAATTTGCTCCGAAGTTTTGCATTGCGTTCTTGCTGCTTTTCATACTTAGTCTTGTGTTAACCGGATGGTGATTTATGCCTCGTAACGACTTATCTTCTCTCTGCAGCTGGAGAATATTGGAAACTTCATTAAAGCTATGCAGGAGTATGGGATGAAGCCACACGATATTTTTGAAGCAAATGACCTTTTTGAGAATGCAAACATGACTCAAGTTCAAATTTCTCTGGTTTCTCTAGCTGGTTTGGTAAGCAGTGTTTCCTCTGGGTTCAGTTAATTAAGACTAGTCCTCACAGATTTTATACCAAATATATCCATTTGCATAATCTACTTTAGTTTGATCTATACCAACTCTCCCCACTATCACAGATACAAAGACTGCGTGGGGGGTGTTTATCTTCATATCTTCCAGGCACATGTCCGTTAACAGTCTGCTGCAGGTGGATTTAATGctaaacattgtttccattttgaaatttaacagaaaattgtttttttgcaggCAAAAACAAAAGGCTTCCACACTACAGTAGACATTGGTGTGAAGTATGCTGAAAAGCAGAAGAGGCACTTTGACGAAGGGAAACTAAAAGCGGGACAAAGTGTGATTGGGTTACAGGTAAAGATGCATTATGCAAGATAGAAGTCTTGTGAATAATCTACACATCGTAGGATTTATTTTATGATGTATAACTCCGTATGTTTAAAGATACTATAACTATGAAGTGGCTTTTAGGCACTGTTTGTCAGACTCCGCTGCAGCATGTTTGATATGGAACGTGTGTGTCTGTAGTGGGCTTGGTAAAGCAGATATGTCTCCTTTTTATTCAGtaaaatatgtacatatgtaatggtgtttacgCATTTTATGTAACTCTATATAAAAACAGTTATCTCTCATTATGTCACAGATTTATTGTTGATTTGTTCAGGTAGTCTTTGTAAAGATTCACGAGGCAAAGGGAAAGTGATATGGGATGGGGAATTTGATTATATGTTTGTGGCCCTGCCTCAGCTTTCATGATGGTAAAAATGGTTTTAACCAAAAGTTATAGGTAATCCCAGTAAACAAATGTCAGTGACGCCACTACATATCTATGCCTGTGTATGCGAATGCTTTTACTGTTCTTTGTAACCTTTATCAGAGATGTAATCCACACATCAATCAGGTTCAGTCTGGAACCTGCCCAGAGTTTGCTCCCCTGTTAATGTACATGAAAGGTGGCCACTGAGCcttaatatatacacaaaaatgcCACTAGCTCACTACAGGCACTTTAAGCATGCCATTGCTAACAATTACCCAGTTTACTGCTAATAGATAACATCTGCTTATaactttttatttgcatttagatGGGAACCAACAAATGTGCCAGTCAAGCTGGAATGACGGCGTATGGAACCAGAAGGCACCTTTATGACCCAAAAATGCAGACTGATAAGCCATATGATCAGACAACAATAAGTTTACAGATGGGAACAAACAAGGGTGCTAGCCAGGTAAtaaggttttttctttattttattgtgtggttCCTGCCTTTTGTCTGAAAGTAATGGCCGTTATTTGTCATTTGTGCTGTCCAATGATGTATGACATTAGATTTGTCTTACATTGTATCCACCGTTAACTTGCAATAAAGTTCCAAATAGTTTgcacaaaaacacaatgtaCGCAACGATGGTTAACGCACAAAAATCCTGTCGCTATACTAAAGCTTGCCTTCCCTTCGCTGAAAACCTGTTtaatgttaaattatatatttaagggctctaatttgcttttaaattatttgtgtgtaatatttatataaatcaacttgcatatttaaatatttttaaagacatCTTATTTAATTGAAATATTCTATATTTGTTTTGCTAGGCTGGCATGTCTGCTCCGGGAACCAGAAGAGATATCTATGATCAGAAAGGAATCTTGCAGCCAATGGATAACTCTACCATTTCATTACAAATGGGAACCAACAAAGTGGCCTCTCAGAaaggcatgagtgtgtatggcCTCGGGCGCCAGGTATATGATCCCAAGTACTGTGCTGCACCAACAGAACCCATTATCCATAACGGAAGCCAAGGCACCGGAACAAACGGCTCTGAAATCAGCGACAGCGACTACCAGGCAGAATATCACGATGACTATCCCGGGGAGTATCCAGATGACTACCCGAGAGATTACCACGGGCAGTACAGCGACCAGGGCATCGATTATTAGATGTATACGGTGTAGTCtgtttattagtttattttattcaattaaGACCAAGCTAGCCTTGTGTAATTTTACTTGTCTTCCTTAAACACTACTATGCTTTAATATGGAAACAAATTTTTGCCTTACATTCCTTCTTCGTTTCTGCCTTCTATCCCTAGTTGCCTTCTAGTGCTGAGACTggtttattctgcagcattacCAATAATTGCATATGAAGTAAAAGGAATACTGTGAATAATGAAGGGAGCATTTGTACAGTGAGTTATGCCATGTCAGGACTATGCATTTTTGCTATATGTATCATGGAGTGAGTGTTATAAAGAATCTGCCTTTTATCCAATTTTCTCAGTGGGTGGTAGTTTTGAAACTGATGGTATAGCGGTGGGTAGGTAAATGTTTTTATGGTCCTTTTTATTCCATTGCCAACCGTATGTTAGATTGATTCTATAAAGAAGTATTACCTGCTTTTTGTTTTCCACCATATAAATATTGCGCACTCTGGCTTTCTTACGCCCATCACACCGGACTTGATCCTAGAGGGTCACACACTGAAGCAGGACAGAAGAAccgtttttatattgttttcctCCAGCCACGCGCATGTATAATCTTGGCATGTTTGttgtaataacattaaaacttgGTTCCAGAAGGGCCGGTTAGAGGAAGATCTCTCAATCTATGGATCGCTACTGTGTTTGTGTAAAAGGATATTAAACACAAGTGGTCCGTAACCCATTGTGAGCTGAACAAAGGATGACGAGGAGCTTGTATGGAAGTTAAGACCAGTCTCTCTCTGGACAGCTATCTGTGATGTTTCTGTGATGGGATCCATGTAAGAAAGCCAGAGGGATTTTAACCTGCTCTACATTCCCTTTTCTGTCTTTAATTCAAGGAAATCTGTATCGGTTGTTTTTTAGGACCATGCAAATGTCTTAACTCCCTTGCAAACTTAATTGCCTGTACCTGCAGACAGTTTGTCCCTGCAAGGGTTAATGCTtaaatttgcatttatatttttccgTGCCATATTGTACCCATGTAGTATTTGCTTCATTTctgttatgtatatttattgtcaCATTTCTCAGCATAAACTGAtcccaatgtatttttttataaataaattttgatattttttttctttgaagagATCACGTTATGTAATGGTTTGGTTTGTTGCATATTCAGTTTCTTCTCTTGAATTAGTTAGCCCTGCCCTGCGTCCGGACATAGTTTATTAATAGGCAGACAAGCGATGAAGTTCATGGCGCGAGCTCCATTTTCACAAAAGCTTAGTGTTGCGTTTATTGTTGCGGTTTGACATTGTGCCACTGCGATAATGAAGTTCCTGCTACATTTTGGGGAAGATGTAGCAAATGACTATAACGTGTGATCTGTGCCCAGCTAAATAATGGGTAAGGGCTCTGGGTTCACTTCTACAGCAAAATGGGCAAACGAGACATTAACCCAGCTCCTTATAAGCTTATATGTATTTGTGGGAATGCTTTAAATGCTGCTTGTGATTGTAAACGGATAATCgctttaaaatatacatgtaaataGAAAGCTTAGGTTTTTTATTCCCGTTTATGATTAAAACAGACTTTGGTAACGGAGCAGTATGACATTGCATTGTTTTGAAGTGGAACAGCTCGGCAATGActttttaaagataaattaatataaagtaAACTACACTGTTGGATGTTATTTATCACCAGTGTCACTGCCTTTAGCGATTTTACTGGCATTATACTACGATTAGCCctttaaggcaaaaaaaaccaaaacaaaagaaaaaaaaaccccacgtTTGGTTGTAAGTacaatttcctgttttttttttttttttgtttttgtttctgtttttgtttttccctcagcgATGAGCCAAACAAAAATCGGGTTCAGACTTTAAGTAaggttggaatatatttgtgCCGACCCGTATTTATTCCGGGATAATTGGATGTCGGTTTTTCTGGAGCTACAGCTGAAAAGACAGGGTGACAATTCTTCATAATCGGGGTTCCTCGGTTCTCTAAAGAAAAACAGTTTTTATACCCAAAAAAGCTTAGAGACTGCGGCTTTATTATCTAGTTTAAAATTATTCATATCCATCTTCTCAGTAGCCATGACTGTAGCAATGAAGTAATTGGCACATTATGCGGTGGATAAATATTCTCTAGAATACAGCTTCTGTTTTACCAATGACATAATTGCTGATTTAATCtcataaatctataaaaaaaaaatccatataaaaaCGCTGACTTAAAACATTGTAGTACCAGATATAAGGTGGTATATTACTGCATATATGCTATTAAGTTCACGATGAAATATGTAGATTAAAATATACACGTATAACACAAGTAATAAGTATTTGTAAACGCTAAAGCTTTTATAAAATACCCGGGCAGGTTAGATGTCAAACACTAATTGGTGAATAAAAGGAGATTTGTTTTTGCAAAAGAAAGTAGTGGTTTTTATCTTGCTGTTATATAAGCAAGAGGTCAGCCCGACCTTGTAAAATACATCATTCCATGGATGAAAAGACCGGAGAACTCGCTGAATTATCTTTCCATCGTACAGGGCCAGCCCAGCTGTTCTTGCAGCAGCGGATCACTGGAATGACCCTTCGTAATGGATAGCGAAGTAataggagttgaaaccacaaattTCCATTTGTGAATGAAACCTGTTGGCAGGCATTCTACTCATCTGTGATTTTTGAAACCTGACTAACACATACATGTAATGTACAGTTTTACTGTACATAgtgggactttgagaggtggaGAGTTAACTTCCTCGAGTCACCTTTCGTCAGCCATAGGTTAAAGAAATAGACGTTGGGGCCATGTCGTGACGCTTCCACTTCTGTCTAttgtgcatatttatttttctgccgCATTCTGCAACTCGTGCTCCTCGGGGGTTGTTGGGTAAATAATCTGCCCGTCCTCTTGAATCCCAGGGGCACCTCAAATGGTGTATACAAACCTAAACTTCTTCCACATTGCCTCTCAATATATATCGCCCTCTGCGGGGAGTGtgctatgtattgttttttcgcATCATAGGGCACAACCTGAGCGAGGTATTAGCCATGCATGCGTTTAACATACTTTCATACtgatatgggttttttttttttatgttaactgATCTCGCTTTCAGTTTCTGTTGTAAATGTGCTCTAgtctctatataaaaaaaataacgtgaaatgcttaaaaaaaaaaaaaagtgcactaaAAACGAATGAACCAGATCTGACAGTGCAAGCAACAGAAGAAATGTACCGTGACATGCATTTAAATATAGTTAGACCTCTTAGCATTATTCTTATTGCATAAGTAGGTAAAATGGCAAGTTCTGTTGTGCATCAATACATTGTTGTCTTAataaatcctttaaaaaatcCGAGAGGATAGTTGTGCGCGTTCCCTCCAGTCCCATCAAACTGTGAGCCGTGACCCAGATGGGAAAACTGCATGCGAAGGTCGCTCTCCATCTGACGAGTTTCATTGTATCCCGAGATACATCCGTGATGCAGAACAGTCCGGCTCATGATGAGATGTTTCTCCTGGACCCGGTGCAGAGATGTGATGTTAGGTTGTGACCTCCTGTAGCTGGAATAGATTGCTAGCTCTTCAGTCTGCTCTGGCTATTGGCTGAAGTTCTGTCCCCTCTTCGCCATTCTGCACTGGTCTGTTCTTTAGTTTCTCTGGTTCTGCTCCAGATTGGTGACTTAAAACATTGTAGTACCAGATATAAGGTGGTATATTACTGCATATATGCTATTAAGTTCACGATGAAATATGTAGATTAAAATATACACGTATAACACaagtaataaaaagtatttgtaaACGCTAAAGCTTTTATAAAATACCCGGGCAGGTTAGATGTCAAACACTAATTGGTGAATAAAAGGAGATTTGTTTTTGCAAAAGAAAGTAGTGGTTTTTATCTTGCTGTTATATAAGCAAGAGGTCAGCCCGACCTTGTAAAATACATCATTCCATGGATGAAAAGACCGGAGAACTCGCTGAATTATCTTTCCATCGTACAGGGCCAGCCCAGCTGTTCTTGCAGCAGAGGATCACTGGAATGACCCTTCGTAATGGATAGCGAAGTAataggagttgaaaccacaaattTCCATTTGTGAATGAAACCTGTTGGCAGGCATTCTACTCATCTGTGATTTTTGAAACCTGACTAACACATACATGTAATGTACAGTTTTACTGTACATAgtgggactttgagaggtggaGAGTTAACTTCCTCGAGTCACCTTTCGTCAGCCATAGGTTAAAGAAATAGACGTTGGGGCCATGTCGTGACGCTTCCACTTCTGTCTAttgtgcatatttatttttctgccgCATTCTGCAACTCGTGCTCCTCGGGGGTTGTTGGGTAAATAATCTGCCCGTCCTCTTGAATCCCAGGGGCACCTCAAATGGTGTATACAAACCTAAACTTCTTCCACATTGCCTCTCAATATATATCGCCCTCTGCGGGGAGTGtgctatgtattgttttttcgcATCATAGGGCACAACCTGAGCGAGGTATTAGCCATGCATGCGTTTAACATACTTTCATACtgatatgggttttttttttttatgttaactgATCTCGCTTTCAGTTTCTGTTGTAAATGTGCTCTAgtctctatataaaaaaaataacgtgaaatgcttaaaaaaaaaaaaaagtgcactaaAAACGAATGAACCAGATCTGACAGTGCAAGCAACAGAAGAAATGTACCGTGACATGCATTTAAATATAGTTAGACCTCTTAGCATTATTCTTATTGCATAAGTAGGTAAAATGGCAAGTTCTGTTGTGCATCAATACATTGTTGTCTTAataaatcctttaaaaaatcCGAGAGGATAGTTGTGCGCGTTCCCTCCAGTCCCATCAAACTGTGAGCCGTGACCCAGATGGGAAAACTGCATGCGAAGGTCGCTCTCCATCTGACGAGTTTCATTGTATCCCGAGATACATCCGTGATGCAGAACAGTCCGGCTCATGATGAGATGTTTCTCCTGGACCCGGTGCAGAGATGTGATGTTAGGTTGTGACCTCCTGTAGCTGGAATAGATTGCTAGCTCTTCAGTCTGCTCTGGCTATTGGCTGAAGTTCTGTCCCCTCTTCGCCATTCTGCACTGGTCTGTTCTTTAGTTTCTCTGGTTCTGCTCCAGATTGGTGAATTAAAGCCTGTAAAACAAGTTATTGTGTAATATCACAAAATCAAATGCATCATCAACTGCTACTGATTACAGATTCAGTAAAGCGGCATCAGGACAGATTCTAAAAGTAGGTAGTTTGGAATTGACCTCTTTAGAGAACTGGCTTGACTGGAAACTCATTAGTCTTTGCTGTCCGCACCCTCTTGACTGTAGGAAACTCAACATCCACCACGGAACGTCGAAGCAAAGTACGTTCCTCTCTGCCAACAGAGCAAGTTGAAAAAGGCTGTGCATGACTTGCCCCAGGAGCTGGTCATCGGGTGAGACAGCCAGCAGCACCATGTGTTCTCGCATGAACGTGATCGGGAACACGGGTTAAAACGCTCCCACTGCTTTTCCCGTTTTGCCCGAGTTCACATCTGATTGCCCAATTTACACAACACGCGAGCCTCCTGAACAGGCTGAGACGCCAACGTTTAGAAAGGCTTGGGAGTGTTTAACAAATTAGACTTTTATGTTTGTAAGTCCCAATGCAGAGTATTCAGAAATAGGAAACCAACtggatattgtttatttttgttttagctaCAAAAGTGCTAAagaaaactatacattttaattataataacaattgtactgttatttacacaaattactgtattacccttacgAGGCGCT is a genomic window of Spea bombifrons isolate aSpeBom1 chromosome 6, aSpeBom1.2.pri, whole genome shotgun sequence containing:
- the CNN3 gene encoding calponin-3 → MTHFNKGPAYGLSAEVKNKIAQKYDPQVEDELRLWIEEVTGMSIGENFQLGLRDGVILCNLINKLQPGSVKKINDAKINWHKLENIGNFIKAMQEYGMKPHDIFEANDLFENANMTQVQISLVSLAGLAKTKGFHTTVDIGVKYAEKQKRHFDEGKLKAGQSVIGLQMGTNKCASQAGMTAYGTRRHLYDPKMQTDKPYDQTTISLQMGTNKGASQAGMSAPGTRRDIYDQKGILQPMDNSTISLQMGTNKVASQKGMSVYGLGRQVYDPKYCAAPTEPIIHNGSQGTGTNGSEISDSDYQAEYHDDYPGEYPDDYPRDYHGQYSDQGIDY